From one Thermatribacter velox genomic stretch:
- the hisG gene encoding ATP phosphoribosyltransferase, whose product MEKLTVALPTGRLKGEVLKILSLLSGWPENLDFESRQLVLESADFPLRFILTHPKDVSTYVEYGAADVGLVGKDILLERQNEVYELLDLGIGKCAMVLAAPEGTDAEVIFERERLRVATKYPNFTRSYLQERGIHADIVFLYGSIELAPAIGLAECIIDLVSTGKTLRENKLHVVEEIAPVSVRLVANRVSIKTKSSQIAKLAGELKEVVRLEKHSRDS is encoded by the coding sequence ATGGAAAAGCTGACCGTGGCTTTGCCTACTGGTAGGCTCAAGGGTGAAGTGTTGAAGATTTTGTCTCTGCTTTCGGGATGGCCTGAAAACCTTGATTTTGAATCCCGACAACTGGTTCTTGAGTCGGCTGATTTTCCGTTGCGTTTCATTTTGACTCACCCAAAGGATGTTTCCACCTATGTGGAATATGGAGCTGCTGATGTGGGACTGGTGGGAAAAGATATTCTTTTAGAGCGCCAGAACGAGGTATATGAACTTCTGGACCTGGGAATTGGCAAATGTGCCATGGTGCTGGCAGCTCCTGAGGGAACGGATGCTGAAGTGATATTTGAAAGGGAACGTCTACGTGTGGCTACTAAGTATCCCAATTTTACTCGCTCTTATCTTCAAGAACGGGGCATTCACGCTGATATTGTCTTTCTGTATGGTTCTATAGAGCTCGCTCCGGCCATAGGGCTTGCTGAGTGCATTATAGATCTTGTTTCTACGGGGAAAACTTTGCGAGAAAACAAATTACATGTAGTGGAAGAAATAGCACCTGTTTCGGTGCGCCTGGTTGCTAATCGAGTAAGCATTAAGACTAAGTCCAGCCAGATTGCCAAACTGGCTGGTGAATTAAAGGAAGTGGTGAGGCTTGAAAAGCATTCCCGTGATTCTTAA
- the speD gene encoding adenosylmethionine decarboxylase has product MNNAVAHHLLIEIIGSALLNDARLVEEFFKELASTYQGEILGLKIHQFEPQGISGLLIMPESHIAIHTWPEYGYASLDIFLQAGWDPQKSVPIIRKFFKPQDVKIVELERGVKKQNGTLVFPKLH; this is encoded by the coding sequence TTGAACAATGCAGTGGCTCACCATTTGCTGATAGAAATCATTGGTTCTGCTTTGCTGAATGATGCTCGCCTTGTAGAAGAATTTTTTAAAGAATTGGCCAGCACTTACCAGGGAGAAATCCTGGGATTGAAAATACACCAGTTTGAACCTCAAGGTATAAGTGGTCTTTTGATAATGCCTGAATCACATATCGCCATTCACACCTGGCCTGAATACGGGTACGCATCTCTGGATATATTTCTGCAAGCCGGATGGGATCCCCAAAAGAGCGTGCCTATCATCCGGAAATTTTTTAAACCCCAAGACGTAAAAATTGTAGAACTGGAAAGGGGCGTGAAAAAACAAAATGGAACTCTGGTATTTCCAAAGCTACATTGA
- the pgeF gene encoding peptidoglycan editing factor PgeF, giving the protein MEKVSIKGIDFLRFSKLSVYQPLFHVFTTRLLPFKLRNEKDRKHLASLLDVPQILFPDQTHGDDYFLLPAKPTPGVSPPKADILLTQNSSWGAGILVADCVPILFFDPQKRCFALAHVGWRGALLHTHKKAVRLLWKHFKTSPEQLFVGLGPSIKSCCFEVGQDIAERFLERDSQSVILRNDRFFVDLTGFIERELCAMGVSRHNIEIAPWCTSCEQDLFYSFRREKERADRMALIAWLRN; this is encoded by the coding sequence TTGGAAAAAGTTTCCATTAAGGGGATTGACTTTTTGCGCTTTTCAAAACTTTCTGTATATCAACCCCTGTTCCACGTGTTCACCACTCGCTTGTTGCCCTTCAAGCTACGTAACGAAAAAGACAGGAAGCACCTTGCTTCATTGCTTGATGTTCCTCAAATCCTTTTTCCAGATCAAACACACGGAGATGATTATTTCCTTTTGCCTGCTAAGCCCACTCCTGGTGTTTCTCCACCAAAGGCGGATATTCTCCTAACACAGAACTCGTCCTGGGGAGCGGGAATTCTGGTTGCCGACTGTGTTCCCATATTGTTTTTCGATCCCCAAAAAAGATGTTTTGCTCTGGCCCACGTTGGCTGGAGAGGAGCCCTGCTCCACACCCACAAAAAGGCGGTACGCCTCCTTTGGAAACACTTCAAAACTAGCCCCGAACAGCTATTTGTAGGGCTTGGACCCAGTATAAAATCGTGCTGCTTCGAAGTGGGGCAAGACATAGCTGAACGGTTTCTGGAAAGGGACTCTCAGAGTGTGATCTTGAGAAACGATCGTTTTTTTGTAGACTTGACTGGTTTTATTGAAAGAGAGCTCTGCGCAATGGGGGTATCTCGGCACAATATCGAGATAGCCCCCTGGTGTACCTCTTGCGAACAGGACCTTTTCTACTCCTTCAGACGAGAAAAAGAAAGAGCAGATCGCATGGCGCTCATTGCTTGGTTACGCAATTGA
- the purC gene encoding phosphoribosylaminoimidazolesuccinocarboxamide synthase: MGSVKDLIVLASPIEDRPGKGKFIFSNRYSVFDWGEMPDHIPRKGEALCLIGAHFFERLEEQGIKTHYLGLEENGKVKRLSELENPSKVMQVQLFKVIQPPLLGNDYDYSIYQNVAGNFLIPFEFIYRNFLPQNSSFRKRVEKGEINLSDFGLSRLPNPQEPLQPPLLDVSTKLEEQDRYLSWSEVLSYQIINQKELELIKELVLRVNQLISREIEPLGLRNEDGKIELAFDAERNLVVVDVVGTPDECRYTYQGLQMSKEIARHFYRQTEWCKEVQAAKQKNKLGWKAFVNSQPPHLSEELLQLISLVYQRIANDLTRREWFKEVPPLSEIAFRLKKHLGGE; this comes from the coding sequence ATGGGCAGCGTCAAAGACCTGATTGTTCTTGCTTCACCCATTGAAGACCGGCCGGGTAAGGGAAAGTTTATCTTCTCAAATCGCTACTCGGTTTTTGATTGGGGAGAAATGCCCGACCATATTCCCAGAAAGGGGGAAGCGCTCTGCCTCATAGGAGCCCATTTTTTCGAAAGGCTTGAAGAGCAGGGGATAAAAACCCACTACCTGGGTCTGGAAGAAAACGGAAAAGTCAAAAGACTATCAGAACTGGAGAACCCCTCAAAAGTCATGCAGGTTCAATTGTTTAAAGTGATCCAGCCTCCACTTCTTGGAAATGACTATGACTACTCCATTTACCAGAATGTCGCTGGGAATTTCCTGATACCCTTCGAATTTATATACCGCAATTTTCTTCCCCAGAATTCGAGCTTCAGAAAAAGAGTAGAAAAAGGGGAAATAAACCTTTCCGACTTTGGCCTTTCCAGACTCCCCAACCCTCAAGAACCCCTTCAACCACCACTGCTTGATGTGTCTACCAAACTCGAAGAACAGGACCGATACTTGAGCTGGAGCGAAGTTCTCAGCTACCAGATCATAAACCAGAAAGAACTGGAGTTGATAAAAGAACTGGTACTCAGGGTCAACCAGCTTATTTCTCGAGAGATCGAACCTCTGGGTTTACGCAACGAAGACGGGAAAATAGAGCTGGCCTTTGACGCAGAAAGAAATCTGGTAGTGGTGGATGTGGTGGGAACGCCCGATGAATGCCGCTATACCTACCAGGGACTGCAAATGAGCAAGGAAATAGCCCGCCATTTTTACCGGCAAACCGAATGGTGTAAGGAGGTCCAGGCAGCCAAGCAAAAAAATAAGTTGGGCTGGAAAGCATTTGTCAACTCACAACCACCTCATCTTTCCGAAGAACTCCTGCAATTAATAAGCTTGGTCTATCAGCGCATCGCCAACGATCTCACCAGAAGAGAATGGTTCAAAGAAGTGCCTCCTTTGTCAGAAATAGCTTTTCGCTTAAAGAAACACCTTGGGGGTGAATAA
- the hisD gene encoding histidinol dehydrogenase — MKSIPVILKPVFDQEEVLSDLALSRRETFRFFEQATERVRKIVEDVLEKGDAAVSHYTRQFDGCNVTDFLISQARLEESWESLSSSFKETLKVIVDRVRRFHRLQKTNSWWLSEQGSFMGEWMRPLQSCAVYVPGGRFAYPSSLIMGVVPAQEAGVKNIMVFTPPDREGNVSPEIMATCFYLGIDNLYRVGGAQAIAACAFGTESIPAVDKIVGPGNVYVTAAKKLLYGVVGIDALAGPSEVVIVAERGARADWIALDLLAQAEHDPLAKSILLSDSEELLVTVKKKVEREWASNPLERTVPIYLYQLENLDLAWKIVEAIAPEHLEVMVSRGFEVVDKVKSAGAIFIGPYAPVALGDYGYGPNHVLPTQGSSRFASPLSVRDFVVASSVVVPASDPNINFELFAELAAREGLYFHQKSLLARMNRDLQADIRREYQES; from the coding sequence TTGAAAAGCATTCCCGTGATTCTTAAACCCGTTTTTGACCAGGAGGAAGTTCTCTCCGACCTTGCGCTTTCGCGTCGGGAAACGTTTCGCTTTTTTGAGCAGGCTACTGAGAGGGTTCGGAAAATCGTAGAAGACGTGCTCGAAAAAGGCGATGCTGCAGTTTCTCACTACACCAGGCAGTTTGATGGTTGCAATGTTACCGATTTTTTGATTTCTCAAGCAAGGCTTGAGGAGAGTTGGGAAAGCTTAAGTTCCTCTTTTAAAGAGACATTGAAGGTAATTGTAGATAGAGTACGCAGATTCCATCGCTTGCAAAAAACGAATTCCTGGTGGCTGAGTGAACAGGGTTCTTTTATGGGTGAATGGATGCGCCCCCTGCAAAGTTGCGCAGTGTACGTTCCTGGAGGGCGCTTTGCGTATCCGTCTTCTTTGATAATGGGAGTGGTACCTGCTCAAGAAGCGGGGGTCAAAAACATAATGGTGTTTACGCCTCCCGACCGGGAAGGAAACGTATCGCCTGAGATAATGGCGACCTGCTTTTACCTCGGGATAGATAACCTGTATCGGGTGGGGGGTGCACAGGCTATTGCAGCCTGCGCTTTTGGTACTGAATCTATCCCTGCTGTGGACAAGATAGTTGGTCCAGGCAACGTTTATGTTACTGCTGCCAAGAAACTGCTTTACGGTGTGGTGGGTATTGATGCTCTGGCTGGGCCGTCAGAGGTGGTTATTGTTGCTGAGCGAGGTGCAAGAGCAGACTGGATAGCTCTGGATTTGCTGGCTCAAGCAGAACACGACCCTCTTGCAAAAAGCATTTTGCTGTCGGATAGCGAGGAACTCCTGGTTACAGTTAAAAAGAAAGTGGAACGGGAATGGGCCAGCAATCCCCTGGAGCGAACAGTTCCTATTTACCTTTATCAGCTGGAGAATCTGGATCTGGCCTGGAAAATTGTTGAAGCCATTGCCCCGGAACATCTGGAAGTCATGGTATCACGGGGGTTTGAAGTAGTGGATAAGGTGAAGAGTGCAGGAGCTATTTTTATTGGGCCTTACGCACCGGTTGCTCTGGGAGACTATGGTTATGGCCCCAATCATGTATTACCTACCCAGGGAAGTAGCCGTTTTGCTTCTCCTCTCTCAGTCAGGGATTTTGTGGTTGCGTCTTCGGTAGTGGTTCCCGCCTCAGATCCAAACATAAACTTTGAGCTTTTTGCCGAACTCGCTGCACGAGAGGGCCTATATTTTCATCAAAAATCTTTGCTTGCTCGCATGAATCGAGATTTGCAGGCCGATATCAGGCGTGAATATCAGGAGTCGTAG
- the trpA gene encoding tryptophan synthase subunit alpha: MKDILGSVLREKSQKRKLLLPYLTFGYPTIESFLAILENLNPDFIDALEIGIPHSDPVADGPVIQESSQKALALGVTPRLVFEKMQTLKLSFPLIAMTYGNIVYQYGIKKFGQDFKEAGFYGLIVADFPLEAKPLLDKLENLLSIILLASTTTPEERLKKIARESQGFVYLVSGKGVTGKTRIQQEELREVVTIIKSATDLPVLVGFGINSPEKAKEIASFCDGVIVGSALLHFVTQNKHHKDLPQLVNDFLSNFRKALNEIE; encoded by the coding sequence ATGAAAGACATCCTGGGAAGCGTTCTTCGCGAAAAATCGCAAAAACGAAAACTGCTTTTACCTTACCTCACTTTTGGCTATCCAACCATAGAAAGTTTCCTGGCAATACTTGAAAATCTTAACCCCGATTTCATAGATGCCCTGGAAATAGGTATTCCCCACTCTGACCCAGTAGCAGATGGACCAGTAATTCAGGAATCCTCACAAAAAGCACTGGCTCTGGGAGTAACCCCCAGGCTGGTTTTTGAAAAAATGCAAACTCTGAAGCTCTCCTTTCCACTTATTGCTATGACTTACGGAAACATCGTCTATCAGTATGGCATAAAAAAATTTGGACAGGACTTTAAAGAAGCCGGTTTCTACGGGCTCATCGTAGCTGACTTTCCCTTAGAGGCCAAACCGTTGCTTGATAAATTGGAAAATCTACTTTCGATAATCCTTCTTGCCTCTACCACCACACCTGAAGAACGTCTGAAAAAAATAGCCCGAGAAAGCCAGGGTTTTGTATATTTGGTTTCTGGCAAAGGAGTAACTGGCAAAACCCGCATTCAGCAAGAAGAACTCCGTGAAGTTGTAACTATTATTAAGTCAGCCACCGACCTACCGGTTCTGGTGGGATTCGGCATTAATTCCCCTGAAAAAGCAAAAGAGATAGCGTCCTTCTGTGATGGAGTAATAGTGGGTTCAGCATTACTTCACTTTGTAACACAAAACAAACACCACAAAGACTTGCCCCAGCTGGTAAACGATTTTCTCAGCAACTTTCGGAAAGCTTTGAACGAAATCGAGTAA
- the speE gene encoding polyamine aminopropyltransferase gives MELWYFQSYIENYQMGLKVKETLFCGKTRFQEIAILDTFLYGKTLILDGIVQTTEKDEFMYHEMLVHPAMFVHPNPRKIFIIGGGDGGASREVLKHPVEEVHLVDIDEGVIELCRRYFPQLGNWEDPRLKVLVEDAARFIKESDQVFDVIIMDSTDPIPRGVAEPLFSKEFFQQVFEHLSPEGLFVSQIEPPFFEPERVRKLWENLDMFPIVKVYWGLVPTYPGGVWTYVVGSKSLDPQKPLRKPDFPTRYYSPEVHQAAFTLPVFFKQLLEGKES, from the coding sequence ATGGAACTCTGGTATTTCCAAAGCTACATTGAAAACTATCAGATGGGCCTCAAGGTGAAAGAAACGCTTTTCTGTGGTAAAACCCGCTTTCAAGAAATTGCCATTCTCGATACTTTTCTTTACGGGAAAACTCTCATTCTGGATGGAATCGTGCAAACCACGGAAAAAGATGAGTTCATGTACCACGAAATGCTGGTACATCCTGCCATGTTTGTACATCCTAATCCTCGAAAAATCTTCATTATAGGCGGTGGAGACGGTGGTGCTTCGAGAGAAGTGCTTAAACATCCAGTTGAAGAAGTGCACCTCGTGGATATTGACGAAGGGGTAATTGAGCTATGCAGACGCTACTTCCCACAGCTTGGAAACTGGGAAGACCCACGCTTAAAGGTTCTGGTTGAAGACGCTGCTCGGTTCATCAAAGAAAGTGACCAAGTTTTTGACGTTATTATCATGGATTCCACAGATCCTATACCTCGAGGAGTAGCCGAACCACTCTTTTCCAAGGAGTTCTTTCAGCAGGTGTTTGAGCATCTTTCACCAGAAGGTCTTTTTGTTTCCCAGATAGAACCACCCTTTTTCGAACCCGAACGAGTTCGCAAGCTATGGGAAAATTTGGATATGTTCCCTATTGTAAAGGTATATTGGGGATTAGTGCCTACTTACCCCGGCGGAGTGTGGACGTACGTAGTCGGCTCGAAAAGTCTGGACCCTCAAAAGCCTCTGCGCAAACCCGATTTTCCAACCAGGTATTACTCACCAGAAGTTCATCAGGCCGCTTTCACTTTACCGGTATTTTTCAAACAGTTACTGGAAGGCAAGGAGTCGTAG
- the hisZ gene encoding ATP phosphoribosyltransferase regulatory subunit, giving the protein MELVFGMKDFYPREVKLKRRIEHELRSLFESWGYEEIEPPTIEYYATLEKALGGDLKERTYKFINRSGELVCLRPEFTTSVARMLCSRSRDPHLSFRVYYDGKIFRYPSSSFRTESELTQIGLENIGTNSPQDDAEVIALALFSLKRAGITDFEVDIGHAGFFKVLLKKLGLSPPEESLVKQLLKKRDFVALKALLGEMLFAGASLRDFFVELPFLRGRWELIKEVENRFAEEEEILKIVERIKEVLTVLEDYGLSERVFLNLGVIRDFDYYTGIVFEGFSPQAGHPLLAGGRYDELFSVFGKNAPACGFALFVERLMEVIEESSFTSRASHLVFEVCFSSRVRKAIFGVAERLREQGISLVLQEWPEKHCRVSWQDQSVEFPESAIAELEEFIKREFGTWKS; this is encoded by the coding sequence TTGGAGCTGGTTTTTGGAATGAAAGATTTTTATCCACGGGAAGTGAAATTGAAAAGAAGAATCGAACATGAACTGAGGTCTCTCTTTGAGAGCTGGGGTTATGAAGAAATTGAGCCTCCGACTATTGAGTACTATGCCACTCTGGAAAAAGCTCTGGGAGGGGATCTCAAGGAAAGGACCTACAAGTTTATAAATCGCAGTGGAGAGCTGGTTTGCTTGCGTCCTGAATTTACCACTTCCGTAGCCCGAATGCTCTGCTCAAGGAGTAGAGATCCTCACCTTAGCTTCCGGGTTTACTACGATGGAAAGATTTTTCGCTATCCTTCTTCTTCGTTCCGGACCGAAAGCGAGCTTACCCAAATAGGCCTTGAAAACATTGGAACCAACAGCCCCCAGGACGATGCAGAGGTCATTGCCCTGGCCTTGTTTTCTCTGAAGCGGGCTGGTATTACGGATTTTGAGGTAGATATAGGGCATGCGGGTTTTTTTAAGGTCCTTCTCAAGAAGCTTGGGCTTTCCCCACCTGAAGAAAGTTTGGTAAAGCAGCTCTTGAAGAAACGCGATTTTGTTGCGCTCAAAGCTCTGCTTGGAGAGATGCTCTTTGCTGGGGCTTCACTAAGAGACTTTTTTGTCGAATTGCCCTTTTTAAGGGGGCGCTGGGAACTTATAAAAGAAGTCGAAAACCGTTTTGCCGAGGAAGAAGAAATTTTAAAAATAGTAGAAAGAATCAAAGAGGTTTTGACCGTTCTTGAAGATTATGGTCTTTCTGAACGGGTTTTTTTGAACTTAGGTGTGATCAGGGATTTTGATTACTACACCGGGATTGTTTTTGAGGGTTTCTCTCCGCAGGCAGGACATCCTCTTTTGGCCGGTGGTAGGTACGACGAGCTCTTTTCTGTTTTTGGGAAAAACGCCCCGGCCTGTGGTTTTGCCCTTTTTGTGGAACGTTTGATGGAAGTTATTGAAGAGAGTTCGTTTACTTCCAGAGCTTCGCATCTGGTCTTTGAAGTTTGTTTTTCTTCTCGAGTGCGCAAGGCTATTTTTGGGGTAGCTGAAAGGCTTCGTGAGCAGGGCATATCGCTTGTTCTTCAGGAATGGCCAGAAAAGCACTGCCGGGTTTCCTGGCAGGACCAGAGCGTTGAATTTCCTGAGAGCGCTATAGCCGAGCTTGAAGAGTTTATAAAAAGGGAGTTTGGGACATGGAAAAGCTGA
- a CDS encoding PspC domain-containing protein codes for MEKRLYRSRREKMIGGVCAGIAQYFDIDPTIVRLLAVALLLAGGTAIVAYIIAWIVVPEEPENSKSVIEASEEKPRSQNRREVLGWILVIIGVLLVARYLMPISLIWFPWGGKLFLGVIILIAGILFLARS; via the coding sequence ATGGAAAAGAGGTTGTATCGCTCCAGAAGAGAAAAAATGATAGGTGGGGTATGCGCTGGAATTGCCCAGTATTTCGACATAGATCCCACCATAGTCAGGCTTCTTGCGGTTGCGCTACTTCTTGCCGGAGGAACAGCAATTGTTGCTTACATCATAGCCTGGATAGTCGTTCCTGAAGAACCGGAAAACTCAAAAAGTGTAATTGAGGCAAGTGAAGAAAAGCCCAGATCGCAAAACCGGCGAGAGGTCCTGGGATGGATTCTGGTTATAATCGGTGTGTTGCTGGTTGCTCGATACCTTATGCCCATCAGTCTTATCTGGTTTCCCTGGGGTGGAAAGCTCTTCCTGGGGGTTATCATACTGATTGCGGGCATACTGTTTTTAGCGAGAAGTTGA
- the tkt gene encoding transketolase — MSTNLDQLAVTTLRMLALDTIQKANSGHPGLPLGAAPLTYVLFDRTMKFNPRNPAWFDRDRFILSAGHGSALLYSLLYLYGYEKMTLEELKNFRQWGSKTPGHPEYDIECGIETTTGPLGQGFATGVGMAIAEAHLAARFNRPGFEIINHYTYALVSDGDLMEGVAAEAASLAGHLKLGKLIYLFDNNRISLSGETAICFTEDIKKRFEACGWQVLEVLNGNNLEEIQEAIEKAKACTDAPSLIMVSTHIGYGSPKQDTFHIHGSPLKPEEVIETKKFYNWPADKEFYVPDEVLQHTRQAVERGERAEKEWKELFEAYAQKYPELAKELKDLIAGILPEGWEEAIPVFKPEDGAMATRSAGGKVLNALAEKISALIGGSADLDPSTNTVLKGKGSFQAPGVCNPNTQGIVDGPLGYEGRNIAFGVREHAMGAILNGIALHGGLIPFGATFFVFSDYMRPAVRIAALSKCKTIYVWTHDSVGVGEDGPTHQPVEHLASLRAVPNLVLIRPADANEVAQAWRVAIKHQGGPVGLVLTRQKLPIIDRKKYASAENLEKGAYVIADCAPEEPQIIIIATGSEVHLALEAYEKLSAEGIKVRVVSMPSWELFEAQSAEYKASVLPEKVKKRIAIEAGSTLGWHKYVGEEGIVIGIDRFGASAPGKEVLEKLGISTENLINKARELLGKK; from the coding sequence ATGAGCACCAATCTTGACCAACTTGCAGTTACTACCCTTCGCATGTTAGCTTTGGACACCATTCAGAAAGCCAATTCTGGTCACCCAGGCCTGCCGCTCGGCGCAGCACCACTCACTTACGTTCTTTTTGACCGCACAATGAAGTTTAACCCTCGTAACCCGGCCTGGTTTGATCGGGATCGTTTTATACTTTCTGCAGGTCACGGCTCAGCACTTCTTTATTCCCTACTTTACCTATATGGTTATGAAAAAATGACTCTTGAAGAATTGAAAAATTTCAGACAATGGGGCAGCAAAACCCCCGGGCATCCCGAATATGACATCGAATGTGGCATAGAGACCACCACCGGGCCCCTGGGTCAGGGATTCGCCACCGGAGTAGGCATGGCTATAGCTGAAGCACATCTGGCTGCCCGTTTCAATCGTCCGGGCTTTGAAATCATCAACCACTATACTTACGCTTTGGTAAGCGATGGTGACTTGATGGAGGGAGTCGCAGCAGAAGCAGCTTCCCTGGCAGGCCACCTCAAACTCGGCAAGCTTATCTATCTTTTTGACAACAACCGGATAAGTCTTTCCGGAGAAACAGCGATTTGCTTCACTGAGGACATCAAAAAGAGATTTGAAGCCTGTGGCTGGCAGGTGCTAGAAGTTTTAAACGGAAATAATCTGGAGGAAATTCAGGAAGCAATCGAAAAGGCAAAAGCTTGCACTGATGCACCGTCACTGATTATGGTTTCCACCCACATAGGCTACGGAAGCCCCAAACAGGACACTTTCCACATTCACGGCTCACCTCTTAAACCTGAAGAAGTCATAGAGACTAAAAAATTCTACAACTGGCCAGCGGACAAAGAATTTTATGTGCCTGATGAGGTGCTTCAGCATACCCGCCAGGCTGTGGAACGAGGAGAGCGAGCCGAAAAAGAGTGGAAAGAGCTTTTTGAAGCTTATGCTCAAAAATATCCTGAACTGGCTAAGGAGCTCAAAGATTTGATAGCTGGAATTCTTCCTGAAGGGTGGGAAGAAGCCATCCCCGTTTTCAAGCCCGAAGATGGAGCCATGGCTACCCGTTCTGCTGGAGGAAAAGTCCTCAACGCACTGGCTGAAAAAATTTCTGCTCTCATCGGCGGCTCCGCAGATCTTGATCCCTCAACCAACACCGTCTTAAAAGGAAAGGGAAGCTTTCAGGCACCAGGTGTTTGCAACCCCAACACCCAGGGAATAGTCGATGGACCTCTGGGCTATGAAGGACGCAACATTGCCTTCGGAGTACGTGAACATGCCATGGGAGCAATACTGAACGGAATTGCTTTGCATGGTGGGTTAATCCCCTTTGGAGCTACTTTCTTTGTGTTTTCTGACTACATGCGGCCAGCAGTGCGTATTGCTGCTCTTTCCAAATGCAAAACAATTTATGTCTGGACTCATGACTCAGTGGGGGTTGGAGAAGATGGACCAACTCACCAGCCGGTAGAACACCTGGCTAGCTTGCGTGCAGTACCCAACCTGGTTTTAATTCGTCCTGCTGATGCAAACGAAGTGGCACAGGCCTGGCGAGTAGCCATTAAACATCAGGGTGGTCCAGTAGGCCTGGTACTTACCCGCCAGAAACTGCCCATCATAGACCGCAAAAAATATGCCTCAGCAGAGAACCTTGAAAAAGGAGCTTATGTCATTGCCGATTGTGCTCCGGAAGAACCCCAAATCATCATCATAGCAACTGGCTCAGAAGTGCATCTTGCTCTTGAAGCATATGAAAAACTCTCTGCAGAAGGCATAAAAGTGCGAGTGGTGAGTATGCCCTCCTGGGAGCTTTTCGAAGCTCAATCAGCGGAGTACAAAGCATCGGTGTTACCTGAAAAAGTCAAGAAGAGAATTGCCATCGAAGCTGGTTCTACCTTGGGCTGGCACAAATACGTAGGAGAGGAAGGAATTGTTATAGGCATCGACCGCTTCGGCGCCTCTGCACCGGGCAAAGAAGTGCTTGAAAAACTGGGCATCAGCACAGAAAACCTGATCAATAAAGCCAGAGAACTTCTTGGCAAAAAATGA